From one Leifsonia soli genomic stretch:
- a CDS encoding gamma-glutamyl-gamma-aminobutyrate hydrolase family protein: MQEQPTLAVVEATRFRRHDPAYHDYVQLLVGNVIAEAEEQGWRVDRLAADRGADALLAETETADAVVIVGGEDIHPDFYGGRTGYANESRHLPAADAAQIALVHAALVRGTPLLGICRGLQIVNVALGGTLVQDLGEECAHVNRGVPIPQVLTTHTVRVDAGSRAADLLGAGSLEVRSAHHQAVDALGADLLVTARSHDGHVEAIEHADAPLLAVQWHPEDIAAPAGQLAALLGALRLAAPAREVVAA; the protein is encoded by the coding sequence ATGCAAGAACAGCCGACCCTCGCCGTCGTCGAGGCCACGCGCTTCCGCCGTCACGATCCGGCCTATCACGACTACGTCCAGCTGCTCGTCGGCAATGTCATCGCCGAGGCGGAGGAACAGGGCTGGCGCGTCGACCGGCTTGCGGCCGACCGCGGGGCCGACGCGCTCCTGGCCGAGACGGAGACCGCCGACGCGGTCGTCATCGTCGGCGGGGAGGACATCCACCCCGACTTCTACGGCGGCCGGACCGGCTACGCCAACGAGTCGCGTCACCTCCCGGCGGCCGACGCGGCGCAGATCGCGCTGGTGCACGCCGCCCTGGTGCGCGGGACGCCGCTCCTCGGCATCTGCCGGGGGCTGCAGATCGTGAACGTCGCACTGGGCGGAACGCTGGTGCAGGACCTCGGCGAGGAGTGCGCCCACGTGAACCGCGGCGTCCCCATCCCGCAGGTGCTCACCACGCACACCGTGCGGGTCGATGCGGGCAGCCGGGCTGCAGACCTGCTCGGCGCCGGATCGCTCGAGGTGCGCAGCGCCCACCACCAGGCCGTGGATGCGCTCGGCGCCGACCTGCTCGTGACCGCCCGGTCGCACGACGGGCACGTCGAGGCGATCGAGCACGCCGACGCGCCGCTGCTCGCGGTGCAGTGGCACCCGGAGGACATCGCGGCGCCGGCCGGACAGCTCGCCGCGCTGCTCGGAGCGCTGCGGCTCGCCGCCCCGGCGCGCGAGGTGGTCGCTGCCTGA
- a CDS encoding BadF/BadG/BcrA/BcrD ATPase family protein, with translation MTDDDAPLDAPLVIAVDGGGSKTDAVALELDGTVVAEARGTTSSPHLIGMRGSADLVSALIGRLLEQTGPRPIAATNLYLSGLDLPTEIVDFRASIAGTPWAAATVDNDLFALLRAGTDEPDAVAVVCGTGINCVGVRADGAVVRYPSLGTISGDWGGGWHLGERALWHAARAVDGRGPATELARAVPAAFGLDSVQGVIEALHFGRLPNRDLARLAPTVFAVARGGDAVAAALIDEQAEEIATLAVTTLRRLDLLDRPVPVVLGGGVIGGRDERLLGTIERLLAERAPAARMELVTAAPILGAALLALESAGAGRSALAAARRTLEERPAAVVQ, from the coding sequence GTGACCGACGACGACGCGCCCCTCGACGCGCCTCTCGTGATCGCCGTCGACGGCGGCGGATCGAAGACGGACGCGGTGGCGCTCGAGCTCGACGGGACGGTGGTGGCCGAGGCGAGAGGCACGACATCCAGCCCGCACCTCATCGGGATGCGCGGCTCGGCCGATCTCGTCTCCGCCCTCATCGGCCGCCTGCTCGAACAGACCGGGCCCCGGCCGATCGCCGCGACCAATCTCTACCTCTCGGGCCTCGACCTGCCGACCGAGATCGTCGACTTCCGGGCGAGCATCGCCGGCACGCCGTGGGCGGCCGCGACGGTCGACAACGATCTGTTCGCCCTGCTGCGGGCGGGAACCGACGAGCCGGACGCCGTCGCCGTCGTCTGCGGAACGGGCATCAACTGCGTCGGCGTCCGCGCGGACGGCGCCGTGGTCCGCTATCCGTCGCTCGGCACCATCTCGGGCGACTGGGGAGGCGGCTGGCACCTCGGCGAGCGCGCCCTCTGGCATGCGGCGAGGGCGGTCGACGGGCGCGGTCCGGCGACGGAGCTCGCGCGGGCGGTCCCCGCGGCGTTCGGGCTGGACAGCGTCCAGGGGGTCATCGAGGCCCTGCACTTCGGCCGCCTTCCCAACCGCGACCTCGCGCGGCTCGCCCCGACCGTGTTCGCCGTCGCCCGCGGGGGCGACGCGGTCGCCGCCGCACTGATCGACGAGCAGGCGGAGGAGATCGCGACGCTGGCCGTGACGACGCTGCGCCGGCTCGACCTGCTCGACCGGCCGGTGCCGGTGGTGCTCGGCGGCGGTGTCATCGGCGGCCGCGACGAACGGCTGCTCGGGACCATCGAACGGCTGCTCGCCGAACGCGCGCCCGCGGCACGCATGGAGCTCGTCACGGCAGCGCCCATCCTCGGTGCCGCCCTCCTGGCGCTGGAGTCCGCCGGCGCGGGCCGTTCGGCCCTCGCTGCCGCGCGACGCACTCTGGAGGAGCGACCGGCCGCGGTGGTTCAATAG
- a CDS encoding TPM domain-containing protein codes for MRLRRLLTGALLALGLVVGPALLAAPPASAQDPVDLGPSHVVDQAQVLSGTQEATIAAAAKKLYDDHRIDLYVVYVDRFTDPTEAADWANETAARNGLGQRDYLLAVSTDGRTYYLSGDDNGPVSADQLDAIERNDVEPKLHAGDWTGAAVAAANGLGDAVGGGGGAAFFWVFVIGVLVIGLVVFLVVRSRGSRKKKAAEGPTTPQSELQTISLADLERRAGSALVQTDDAIRTSEEELGFATAQYGAEAVVPFQSALDTAKGQLREAFTLKQRLDDAEPDTDEQRREWNIRIVQLCATANQALDAQADAFDELRSIEKRIPEASAEIAGQATALRQRLAATRATLDGLAERYTDAALGTVRDNIDQATQRLDFTGTALAGAAQKAASGDAGAAAVGVRAAEESADQAGLLLDAVDRLGADLTAAQQSLDGTLAELRSDLAEARALAGTSDPGGAIAAAVAGTEQTVTDVQTALSAGRVNPLELAQRLDAANRSIDGVLRGVRDARAQAQRAQSALQQTLMTAKARVSACEDFITARRGAVGAEARTRLAEAARLVVQAEQTAATDAVSALALAQRAAELADQATQLAQQDVGGFQPDPGGMGGGLGDIFGGGTSGRGGGGAMGAILGGILIDSVLRGGMGGGGFGGGSWGGGGFGGGGSRTRSGGGGFSAGSFGGGGTRSRRGGGRF; via the coding sequence ATGCGCTTGCGACGTCTGCTGACCGGAGCCCTGCTGGCGCTCGGGCTCGTAGTGGGGCCGGCGCTGCTCGCCGCGCCTCCGGCCTCCGCCCAGGACCCGGTCGATCTGGGTCCGAGTCACGTCGTCGACCAGGCGCAGGTGCTCAGCGGGACGCAGGAGGCCACGATCGCGGCGGCCGCCAAGAAGCTGTACGACGACCACCGCATCGACCTCTACGTCGTCTATGTCGACCGGTTCACCGACCCGACCGAGGCGGCGGACTGGGCCAACGAGACGGCGGCGCGCAACGGCCTCGGGCAGCGCGACTACCTGCTCGCCGTCTCGACCGACGGTCGCACGTACTACCTGTCCGGAGACGACAACGGCCCGGTGAGCGCCGACCAGCTCGACGCGATCGAGCGGAACGACGTCGAGCCCAAGCTCCACGCCGGCGACTGGACCGGGGCGGCGGTCGCTGCCGCCAACGGGCTCGGCGACGCGGTCGGAGGGGGCGGCGGCGCGGCGTTCTTCTGGGTGTTCGTCATCGGCGTCCTCGTCATCGGGCTCGTCGTGTTCCTGGTGGTGCGCTCGCGCGGCTCGCGGAAGAAGAAGGCGGCGGAGGGGCCCACCACTCCGCAGAGCGAGCTGCAGACCATCTCCCTCGCCGACCTCGAACGACGCGCGGGCTCCGCACTGGTGCAGACCGACGACGCGATCCGCACCAGCGAGGAGGAGCTCGGCTTCGCCACAGCGCAGTACGGGGCGGAGGCGGTGGTGCCGTTCCAGTCCGCCCTCGACACGGCGAAGGGGCAGCTGCGCGAGGCGTTCACGCTGAAGCAGCGGCTCGACGACGCAGAGCCGGACACGGACGAGCAGCGGCGCGAGTGGAACATCCGGATCGTGCAGCTCTGCGCCACCGCCAACCAGGCGCTGGATGCGCAGGCCGATGCCTTCGACGAGCTGCGGTCGATCGAGAAGCGCATCCCCGAGGCGAGTGCGGAGATCGCCGGGCAGGCCACCGCGCTGCGGCAGCGGCTGGCGGCGACGCGCGCCACCCTCGACGGGCTCGCCGAGCGCTACACCGACGCCGCGCTCGGCACCGTCCGGGACAACATCGACCAGGCGACGCAGCGCCTCGACTTCACGGGCACCGCGCTGGCGGGCGCGGCGCAGAAGGCGGCGTCGGGCGACGCCGGAGCCGCGGCCGTCGGCGTCCGCGCGGCGGAGGAGTCGGCGGACCAGGCGGGTCTGCTCCTCGATGCGGTCGACCGGCTCGGCGCCGACCTGACCGCTGCGCAGCAGTCGCTCGACGGCACGCTCGCCGAGCTCCGCAGCGATCTGGCGGAGGCGCGGGCCCTGGCCGGCACCAGCGACCCCGGCGGCGCCATCGCGGCCGCGGTCGCCGGCACGGAGCAGACCGTGACCGATGTCCAGACGGCCCTGTCCGCAGGCCGGGTCAACCCGCTCGAACTCGCCCAGCGGCTCGACGCCGCCAACCGCTCGATCGACGGCGTCCTCCGGGGCGTCCGCGACGCCAGGGCACAGGCGCAGCGCGCCCAGTCGGCGCTGCAGCAGACCCTGATGACCGCGAAGGCGCGCGTGTCCGCGTGCGAGGATTTCATCACCGCACGACGCGGAGCCGTCGGGGCCGAGGCCCGCACACGGCTGGCGGAGGCCGCCCGGCTCGTCGTCCAGGCCGAGCAGACGGCGGCGACGGATGCGGTGTCCGCCCTGGCCCTCGCGCAACGCGCGGCCGAACTCGCCGACCAGGCGACGCAGCTCGCCCAGCAGGACGTCGGCGGCTTCCAGCCCGACCCCGGCGGGATGGGCGGGGGCCTCGGCGACATCTTCGGCGGCGGCACCTCCGGCCGCGGCGGCGGCGGGGCGATGGGCGCCATCCTCGGCGGCATCCTCATCGACTCCGTGCTGCGCGGCGGCATGGGCGGCGGTGGATTCGGCGGCGGGAGCTGGGGCGGCGGCGGGTTCGGCGGGGGCGGCAGCCGCACCAGGAGCGGCGGCGGCGGCTTCAGCGCAGGAAGCTTCGGCGGCGGGGGAACCCGCAGCCGACGTGGCGGCGGACGGTTCTGA
- a CDS encoding protein-L-isoaspartate(D-aspartate) O-methyltransferase, with amino-acid sequence MVEQQLVPRGIEDQRVLDAMRRVPRHLFVEPSAAPYAYEDHPMPIGDGQTISQPYIVALMLQAARIGPEDVVLDVGTGSGYAAAVASLLGHRVVSIERHPGLAVGAAATLDALGYRVEVVTGDGTLGWPSGAPYDVILAAATGPDVPDAWWAQLAPGGRVVMPVGRPGGAQHLALFTRADDGSVRETDLGGVAFVPLLGEQGWPERPPRG; translated from the coding sequence ATGGTCGAGCAGCAGCTCGTCCCGCGCGGGATCGAGGACCAGCGCGTCCTCGACGCGATGCGACGTGTGCCCCGGCACCTGTTCGTGGAGCCGTCGGCGGCGCCGTACGCCTACGAGGACCACCCGATGCCCATCGGCGACGGCCAGACCATCTCGCAGCCGTACATCGTGGCGCTGATGCTGCAGGCCGCGCGGATCGGCCCGGAGGACGTGGTGCTGGACGTCGGCACGGGGTCGGGATACGCGGCGGCCGTCGCGTCGCTGCTCGGGCATCGTGTCGTGAGCATCGAACGGCATCCCGGCCTCGCGGTGGGCGCCGCGGCGACGCTGGACGCGCTCGGCTACCGGGTGGAGGTCGTGACCGGCGACGGGACGCTGGGCTGGCCGTCCGGTGCTCCGTACGACGTCATCCTCGCAGCGGCGACCGGCCCGGACGTCCCCGATGCCTGGTGGGCGCAGCTGGCGCCGGGCGGCCGGGTGGTGATGCCGGTCGGCCGGCCGGGAGGCGCGCAGCATCTCGCGCTGTTCACGCGCGCCGACGACGGGTCGGTGCGCGAGACGGACCTCGGCGGTGTCGCGTTCGTTCCGCTGCTGGGCGAGCAGGGCTGGCCGGAGCGTCCTCCCCGCGGCTGA